From Pontibacter actiniarum, a single genomic window includes:
- a CDS encoding glycosyltransferase: MREELTIIVPVYNEEGCLARLCEAMDAFLRQSPMPTQVLFVNDGSTDSSLPQIREICSSRPGYSFISLDRNRGLSTAIKAGIDHIQSSYIGYIDSDLQTSPLDFLLFFEFLPEYQMVNGIRARRKDTFVKKMSSKIANGFRRYMINDGIVDTGCPLKIMDAAYAKRVPFFDGMHRFLPALIQLQGGKVKQLPVQHFERFAGYSKYHLFNRLWGPLNDTFAFRWMRKRYIRYQIAEEFENQPVTNGRI, encoded by the coding sequence ATGAGAGAAGAGCTTACCATTATCGTACCTGTTTACAATGAAGAAGGCTGCCTGGCACGACTCTGCGAGGCCATGGACGCCTTTCTGCGGCAATCGCCCATGCCCACCCAGGTGCTGTTCGTGAATGACGGCTCCACGGACAGCAGCCTGCCCCAGATACGCGAGATCTGCTCCAGCAGACCCGGCTACAGTTTCATTTCTTTAGACCGCAACCGCGGGCTGAGCACCGCCATAAAAGCAGGCATCGACCATATACAGAGCTCCTATATCGGCTACATTGACTCCGACCTGCAGACTTCTCCTTTGGATTTCCTGCTGTTCTTCGAGTTTCTGCCGGAGTACCAGATGGTAAACGGCATCCGGGCCAGGCGCAAGGATACGTTTGTGAAGAAGATGTCCTCTAAAATAGCCAACGGGTTCCGGAGGTATATGATCAATGATGGCATTGTGGACACTGGGTGTCCGTTGAAAATAATGGATGCCGCCTATGCCAAACGCGTTCCTTTCTTTGACGGGATGCACCGCTTCCTTCCCGCGCTCATACAACTGCAGGGCGGCAAGGTAAAGCAGTTGCCCGTGCAGCACTTCGAACGCTTTGCCGGCTACTCCAAATACCACCTGTTCAACCGCCTGTGGGGCCCACTGAACGATACCTTTGCCTTTAGGTGGATGCGCAAGCGCTATATACGGTACCAAATTGCCGAGGAGTTCGAAAATCAGCCTGTCACGAATGGACGTATCTGA